A section of the Hirschia baltica ATCC 49814 genome encodes:
- a CDS encoding YcxB family protein, with protein sequence MPETEVPLRPDHSTGIELSYRDHISASGYISPQQLKKFIKTRRSNGLGPTTIYYAGVAAPVISASTLNLFETFFSQYNISDYTVMMLSMFFSASAGLSWFLIFNRLAERQKSARDNEITQAQSFKIDASGILLNRKNIESKIEWPAIVDIRTTKHYIAFIVEGANDFFIPVDWFKDRDQMKEATNKIAALRPPPFNT encoded by the coding sequence ATGCCTGAAACAGAGGTCCCGCTTCGCCCCGATCACTCCACGGGTATTGAACTTTCCTATCGGGACCATATTTCCGCCTCGGGATATATTTCGCCTCAACAATTGAAAAAATTCATCAAAACAAGACGTTCCAATGGATTGGGGCCAACAACTATTTATTATGCTGGCGTTGCTGCTCCGGTTATTTCTGCATCTACATTGAATTTGTTCGAAACGTTTTTCTCACAGTATAATATATCTGATTACACCGTCATGATGCTTTCCATGTTTTTCTCTGCAAGTGCGGGATTGTCATGGTTTTTGATTTTTAACAGGCTCGCAGAGCGCCAGAAATCAGCTAGAGATAATGAAATAACGCAAGCTCAGAGCTTTAAAATAGATGCTTCCGGCATCCTGCTTAACCGAAAAAATATTGAATCAAAGATAGAATGGCCGGCCATAGTGGACATTCGGACCACAAAGCACTACATCGCTTTCATTGTAGAAGGCGCAAATGATTTCTTTATACCTGTTGATTGGTTCAAAGACCGTGATCAGATGAAAGAAGCCACAAATAAAATAGCTGCGCTAAGGCCGCCTCCTTTCAACACTTAA
- the trmB gene encoding tRNA (guanosine(46)-N7)-methyltransferase TrmB produces the protein MTTPEDEKKSNGSEFGPLRTFGRTGGRPLSTRQQKLMDELLPKLSVNINDHIASFDPNELFEGKPKEIWFEIGFGGAEHLIGQAQNNPDIGFIGCEPFLEGVAKAVTLIWENEIPNIRLHAYDARDILNGLADQSLDRVFIMFPDPWHKTKHHKRRLIQPEFLETLSRVLKPGGKVRFATDWANYADWALERFEQSPHFEWTATKADDWRIPPADHVTTRYQTKGLGDCKPVFLDFAKI, from the coding sequence ATGACGACGCCCGAAGATGAAAAGAAAAGCAATGGATCAGAATTTGGTCCATTGCGTACTTTCGGTAGAACGGGCGGACGTCCTTTATCGACACGTCAACAAAAATTGATGGATGAGCTACTTCCTAAACTCTCGGTCAATATAAATGATCATATTGCCAGTTTTGATCCAAACGAATTGTTTGAAGGAAAACCCAAAGAAATCTGGTTTGAAATTGGATTTGGCGGTGCCGAACATCTAATTGGGCAGGCGCAAAACAATCCCGATATCGGATTTATTGGCTGCGAACCTTTTCTAGAAGGTGTCGCCAAAGCTGTGACACTCATTTGGGAAAATGAGATTCCAAATATTCGGCTTCATGCCTATGATGCGCGGGATATTCTAAATGGTCTGGCAGATCAAAGCCTCGATCGCGTTTTTATCATGTTTCCCGACCCATGGCATAAAACAAAACACCATAAGCGCCGCCTCATCCAACCCGAATTTCTGGAAACTTTATCTCGCGTTTTAAAGCCCGGCGGCAAAGTAAGATTTGCAACAGATTGGGCAAATTATGCAGATTGGGCTTTGGAACGTTTTGAACAATCACCACATTTTGAATGGACAGCAACCAAGGCGGACGATTGGCGCATCCCCCCTGCTGACCATGTCACGACACGTTATCAAACCAAAGGTCTAGGAGATTGCAAACCCGTCTTCTTGGACTTTGCAAAAATCTAA
- the fabA gene encoding bifunctional 3-hydroxydecanoyl-ACP dehydratase/trans-2-decenoyl-ACP isomerase, translating into MSNPAEYHEAQASYSYEDLIKSSEGTLFGPGNAQLPAPPMLMLDRILNISLEGGEYGKGKLVAELDVNPELWFFACHFPGDPVMPGCLGLDAMWQLVGFWLGWSGSPGKGRALGVGDVKFTGQVTNDIKKVRYEISIKRAIRGRLVMGIADGQVFADDQKIYQAKDLKVGLFKPEA; encoded by the coding sequence ATGTCCAACCCTGCTGAATATCATGAAGCTCAAGCTTCATACTCATATGAAGACCTTATAAAATCTAGCGAAGGCACATTGTTTGGACCTGGAAATGCCCAGCTTCCGGCTCCACCTATGCTTATGCTAGATCGTATTTTAAACATCAGCCTTGAAGGCGGTGAATATGGTAAAGGTAAATTAGTCGCAGAACTCGATGTAAATCCTGAGCTATGGTTCTTTGCATGTCACTTCCCCGGCGATCCAGTTATGCCCGGTTGTCTTGGCCTAGATGCTATGTGGCAGCTTGTCGGATTTTGGCTTGGATGGTCTGGTTCCCCAGGAAAAGGTCGTGCTTTGGGTGTTGGTGATGTTAAATTCACTGGACAGGTGACAAATGACATCAAAAAAGTACGATATGAGATTAGCATCAAGCGTGCAATTCGCGGTCGTTTGGTTATGGGGATCGCTGATGGTCAAGTCTTTGCTGATGATCAGAAGATATATCAAGCTAAGGACCTAAAGGTAGGGCTATTTAAACCCGAAGCCTAA
- the fabB gene encoding beta-ketoacyl-ACP synthase I codes for MSATGLRRVVVTGMGIVSSIGDNIKEVTESLKNGKSGITFSQDYADRGFRCHLVGKPKAIPKEHIEKRAMRFMGDGSGYCYMAMEQALEDCGLPEELVSNPRTGLIVGTGGPSTRAIVEAADIAREKGIKRIGPFAVPKAMCSTASAALSTMFKILGVNYSISSACTTSLHCIGAAAEQIQWGKQDIMFAGGGDEVEWSFSALFDAMGAMSSKYNDTPTKASRAFDESRDGFVISGGAGILVLEEYEHAKKRGATIYGEITGYGATSDGHDMVAPSGEGGLRAMQQALATVNAKPDYLNPHATATPVGDMVELESVRKLFGNNAEDQPMISGTKSMTGHAMGAAGVNEAIYSLIMMKENFVAPSINIENLDPAAIGMNIIREARDAALKMVMSNSFGFGGTNGSVIFSKI; via the coding sequence ATGAGTGCAACTGGTCTTCGTCGCGTCGTTGTTACAGGAATGGGAATTGTTTCTTCTATTGGTGATAACATCAAAGAAGTCACCGAGAGTCTAAAAAACGGCAAGTCTGGAATTACGTTCAGCCAAGATTATGCAGATCGTGGTTTCCGGTGTCATCTTGTTGGAAAACCCAAAGCAATCCCTAAAGAACACATCGAAAAGCGCGCAATGCGTTTTATGGGCGATGGGTCTGGCTATTGCTATATGGCAATGGAACAAGCGCTTGAAGATTGCGGCCTTCCAGAAGAATTGGTCTCCAATCCCCGCACAGGCCTTATTGTTGGCACAGGCGGCCCTTCAACGCGCGCGATTGTAGAAGCAGCCGATATTGCACGCGAAAAAGGCATTAAACGCATCGGACCTTTTGCCGTACCTAAAGCCATGTGTTCGACTGCATCTGCTGCGTTATCGACCATGTTTAAGATTTTGGGTGTAAACTACTCAATCTCCTCTGCTTGCACGACATCCCTTCACTGTATTGGTGCTGCTGCTGAGCAAATCCAATGGGGTAAGCAAGATATTATGTTTGCCGGCGGCGGCGACGAAGTCGAGTGGAGCTTCTCTGCCCTCTTCGATGCTATGGGTGCGATGTCTTCCAAATACAATGACACACCAACAAAAGCCTCTCGCGCATTTGATGAAAGTCGCGATGGTTTCGTCATTTCAGGTGGAGCCGGTATTCTTGTATTGGAAGAATATGAACATGCCAAAAAGCGCGGCGCCACTATTTATGGTGAAATCACAGGCTATGGCGCAACATCTGATGGCCATGACATGGTTGCCCCCTCTGGTGAAGGTGGTTTACGTGCCATGCAACAAGCGCTTGCCACAGTGAATGCGAAACCAGACTATCTAAACCCTCACGCCACTGCGACACCAGTTGGTGACATGGTCGAGCTGGAAAGCGTTCGCAAGTTATTTGGGAATAATGCAGAAGACCAACCCATGATATCCGGCACCAAGTCAATGACCGGACATGCAATGGGAGCAGCGGGGGTGAATGAGGCCATTTATTCTCTGATTATGATGAAAGAGAATTTCGTTGCACCTTCAATCAACATCGAAAATTTAGACCCTGCTGCCATTGGCATGAATATTATTCGGGAAGCGCGAGATGCTGCCCTTAAAATGGTAATGTCGAACTCATTTGGTTTTGGTGGAACAAATGGGTCTGTGATCTTCTCAAAGATCTAG
- the nusA gene encoding transcription termination factor NusA, with protein MSTIGVSANKLEILAIANILAAEKQIDKMIVLEAMAEAIQKAARSRYGQEHDIHVHIDPKSGETTITRVQTVVEEVEDPAHHLSLEEAREIDPNAEIGTEFKEILPPFEFGRVAAQTAKQVITGKVRDAERDRQYEEFKDKEGQIINGIVKRVEHGNIIVDLGRGEGIIRRNDGLPRENLNPGDRVRAILYKVSREPKGPQLFLSRAHPTFMVALFSQEVPEVYEGVIEIKACSRDPGSRAKIGVLSHDASVDPVGACVGMRGARVQAVVSELQGEKIDIIPWSEDEATFIVNALQPAEVSKVVVDEDEERVEVVVEESQFPLAIGRRGQNVRLASQLTGWQIDLTTEAQDSERRQKEFQERSGLFMRALDADEMLAQLLASEGFENIEEIAYVDLEDFASIDGFDEAVASELQTRAREYLELLAAAMDKKRKDLGVTDEVAFMDGVTPVMAVRFGDDGIKTIDDLAGLVPDDLIGWKEPDAKGKSRWQPGLLAKGEMTRDAAELFILRARVLAGWVEAEVLEAELEKRAAELEAAEAEFEGELGNLEAAEAAFVDLEGTSDDSEPAPETDE; from the coding sequence ATGAGCACCATCGGCGTTTCAGCAAACAAGCTGGAAATCCTAGCAATCGCAAACATATTGGCAGCTGAAAAGCAGATCGACAAAATGATCGTGCTGGAAGCAATGGCCGAGGCTATTCAAAAAGCAGCCCGTTCGCGTTACGGCCAAGAGCACGATATTCACGTTCACATCGACCCAAAATCTGGCGAGACGACGATAACACGTGTGCAAACTGTTGTTGAAGAAGTTGAAGACCCTGCTCACCATTTGTCTTTGGAAGAAGCCAGAGAAATTGACCCAAATGCTGAAATCGGCACCGAGTTCAAAGAAATTCTTCCGCCTTTCGAATTTGGTCGTGTGGCTGCTCAAACAGCAAAACAGGTTATCACTGGTAAGGTTAGAGACGCTGAACGTGATCGCCAATACGAAGAATTCAAAGACAAAGAAGGTCAGATCATCAATGGTATTGTCAAACGTGTTGAGCACGGCAATATCATAGTCGACCTTGGTCGCGGGGAAGGTATTATCCGCCGCAATGATGGTCTTCCACGTGAAAACCTCAATCCGGGTGATCGTGTTCGCGCCATTCTTTATAAAGTTTCCCGTGAGCCTAAAGGTCCACAACTTTTCCTTTCTCGTGCACACCCAACCTTCATGGTTGCCCTCTTCTCACAAGAAGTGCCTGAAGTTTATGAAGGCGTTATCGAGATTAAAGCATGTTCGCGTGACCCAGGATCTCGTGCAAAAATCGGTGTGTTGTCACACGATGCGTCTGTTGATCCAGTTGGTGCTTGTGTGGGTATGCGCGGTGCGCGTGTTCAGGCTGTTGTGTCAGAACTTCAAGGCGAAAAAATCGACATTATCCCTTGGTCAGAAGATGAAGCCACATTCATTGTGAACGCGCTTCAGCCTGCTGAGGTCTCTAAAGTTGTTGTTGATGAAGACGAAGAACGTGTTGAAGTGGTGGTCGAAGAAAGCCAATTCCCACTTGCAATTGGTCGTCGCGGTCAAAACGTAAGACTAGCATCACAACTCACAGGCTGGCAGATTGACCTAACAACTGAGGCTCAAGATTCTGAACGCCGTCAGAAAGAATTCCAAGAACGCTCTGGACTCTTTATGCGCGCGCTTGATGCTGATGAAATGCTGGCGCAATTGCTGGCTTCTGAAGGTTTTGAAAACATTGAAGAGATCGCGTATGTCGATCTTGAAGACTTCGCATCTATTGATGGCTTTGATGAAGCCGTTGCTTCTGAGCTTCAAACACGTGCACGCGAATATCTTGAACTTCTTGCCGCAGCGATGGACAAGAAGCGCAAAGATCTTGGCGTCACAGATGAAGTTGCCTTTATGGACGGTGTAACACCTGTCATGGCAGTTCGCTTTGGTGATGATGGTATCAAGACAATTGATGATCTAGCAGGCCTCGTACCTGACGATCTTATCGGTTGGAAAGAACCAGATGCAAAAGGCAAATCACGCTGGCAACCCGGCCTATTGGCCAAAGGGGAAATGACACGCGATGCTGCTGAATTATTCATTCTACGTGCGCGTGTTCTAGCGGGCTGGGTAGAAGCTGAAGTTCTAGAAGCAGAATTAGAAAAACGCGCAGCTGAATTAGAAGCTGCCGAAGCCGAGTTCGAAGGTGAACTCGGAAACCTAGAAGCAGCGGAAGCTGCATTCGTTGACCTGGAGGGCACATCTGATGACTCAGAACCTGCCCCGGAAACAGACGAATGA
- the infB gene encoding translation initiation factor IF-2 — MSDTKDAQNNNNSNANGTPAGRKPLSVSGGAGGGTVKQSFSHGRSKQVVVETKKKKRVVVPNKNGRPGGQPNAKGGKPMSAAAAAARKLGLSEEELRARQVALAHRKAAEEKRKAERELLENAQRQRVEKAKSLEAEAQERVDADVRRKAEEEERKQAEIDAKKAAAEASKQAAEEKKAAAEEESMAKRTAAPNPKREKRITKPDKPSSKPVEIQAEGPPPDPDALSELGGRIKKARPVGEEPAENRGNKPAPSRRSQPKRRQGKLTITAALGADEDRQRSLASYNRAKQKERERRLKMGKQEAEKQSREVVVPETITVQELANRMKERVADVVKFMMQQGEMIRGIDTLDVDTAELIVEEFGHTIKRVSEADVEIGLDGPTDDDGDLKDRPPVVTIMGHVDHGKTSLLDALRQTDVVGGEAGGITQHIGAYQVKLKSGDKITFLDTPGHAAFSAMRARGANVTDIVIVVVAVDDGVMPQTIEAIKHAKAADAPIIIAVNKCDKVDADPTKVLTELLQHDIQVEAMGGDVQAINVSALKKTGLDELTEAISMQAELLELKANPDREADGIVIESKLDKGRGPVATVIVQRGTLKRGDILVAGGQWGKVRALVNERGQQMKEAGPTVPAEVLGLDGAPSPGDPFVVVDNEARAREITEYRQRMLKDKAASAPGARASLEHMLARLKDGVTTEQAKEAQLVVKGDVQGSIEAITHSLDTLSTDEVKARVVYGAVGGISESDILLAKASEAPIIAFNVRANKQALALAEKEGVEIRYYSVIYQLLDDVKATLSGMLAPERRETFIGYAKVLQVFNISKLGKVAGCLITEGVVKRGCGVRLLRDDIVIHDGELSTLKRFKDEVSEVQSGMECGMGFVGYQDLKPDDVIECFEVEMIERSLD; from the coding sequence ATGAGCGACACTAAAGACGCGCAGAACAATAACAACTCCAATGCTAACGGCACACCAGCCGGTCGCAAACCCCTATCTGTGTCTGGCGGCGCAGGCGGCGGGACTGTGAAGCAAAGCTTTTCTCACGGACGGTCAAAACAAGTCGTTGTTGAGACTAAAAAGAAAAAGCGTGTAGTTGTACCCAATAAAAACGGTCGGCCTGGCGGGCAACCCAATGCCAAAGGCGGAAAGCCGATGTCAGCTGCTGCAGCCGCAGCCCGCAAACTCGGTCTTTCCGAAGAGGAGTTGCGTGCACGTCAAGTGGCTCTGGCACACAGAAAAGCTGCCGAAGAAAAGCGCAAAGCTGAACGCGAGCTATTGGAAAATGCTCAACGTCAACGCGTTGAGAAAGCCAAATCCCTTGAAGCCGAAGCACAAGAGCGCGTCGACGCAGATGTGCGCCGTAAGGCTGAAGAAGAAGAGCGCAAGCAAGCTGAAATTGATGCTAAGAAAGCAGCAGCTGAAGCAAGCAAGCAAGCCGCCGAAGAGAAAAAAGCTGCTGCCGAAGAAGAATCCATGGCAAAGCGTACAGCTGCGCCTAACCCAAAACGTGAAAAACGTATCACGAAACCGGACAAACCAAGTTCAAAACCGGTTGAGATACAAGCTGAAGGTCCACCACCTGATCCAGATGCACTTTCTGAACTTGGCGGACGTATCAAAAAGGCCCGTCCAGTTGGTGAAGAACCTGCTGAAAATCGCGGTAATAAACCTGCTCCATCACGTCGTTCACAACCAAAACGCCGTCAAGGTAAGCTAACCATCACAGCGGCACTTGGTGCCGATGAGGATCGTCAACGTTCACTTGCTTCATACAATCGTGCGAAGCAAAAAGAACGCGAACGCCGCTTGAAAATGGGCAAACAAGAGGCTGAAAAACAGTCTCGTGAAGTTGTCGTACCTGAAACAATCACGGTTCAAGAACTTGCTAACCGTATGAAAGAACGCGTCGCCGACGTTGTGAAATTCATGATGCAGCAAGGCGAAATGATCCGCGGGATAGACACACTTGATGTTGATACAGCCGAGCTTATCGTCGAGGAATTTGGACACACCATCAAACGTGTATCTGAAGCTGATGTTGAGATCGGACTAGACGGCCCAACAGATGATGATGGCGACCTAAAAGACCGTCCACCCGTTGTAACAATCATGGGTCACGTCGACCATGGTAAAACCTCCCTCCTCGATGCTCTTCGTCAAACAGACGTTGTTGGCGGCGAAGCGGGTGGAATTACCCAACACATTGGTGCTTATCAGGTTAAATTGAAATCTGGTGACAAGATCACATTCCTTGACACACCTGGTCACGCGGCATTCTCTGCGATGCGTGCCCGTGGTGCCAATGTCACCGATATTGTGATTGTAGTTGTGGCTGTTGATGATGGGGTCATGCCTCAAACTATCGAGGCGATTAAACACGCTAAAGCGGCCGATGCTCCGATCATTATTGCTGTGAACAAATGTGATAAAGTCGACGCGGATCCAACAAAAGTTCTGACCGAACTTCTTCAACATGACATTCAAGTTGAAGCCATGGGCGGTGATGTTCAGGCAATCAACGTGTCTGCACTCAAGAAAACAGGTTTGGATGAGCTTACTGAAGCGATCTCTATGCAGGCTGAACTGCTTGAGTTGAAAGCCAACCCAGACCGTGAAGCCGATGGTATCGTGATTGAATCCAAACTGGATAAAGGTCGTGGTCCTGTTGCAACTGTTATTGTGCAACGTGGTACATTGAAACGCGGAGACATTCTGGTCGCTGGCGGTCAATGGGGTAAAGTTCGCGCACTCGTCAACGAACGCGGTCAACAAATGAAAGAAGCTGGCCCGACAGTTCCTGCCGAAGTGTTAGGTCTTGATGGTGCCCCTTCCCCTGGAGACCCATTCGTTGTGGTCGACAATGAAGCCCGTGCGCGTGAAATTACTGAATATCGCCAACGCATGCTGAAAGACAAAGCAGCTTCTGCTCCGGGTGCACGTGCATCACTTGAGCACATGCTTGCCCGCCTAAAAGATGGTGTAACAACAGAACAAGCTAAAGAAGCTCAGTTGGTTGTTAAAGGTGATGTTCAAGGTTCTATCGAAGCGATTACGCATTCCCTAGACACGCTTTCAACGGATGAAGTGAAAGCACGCGTCGTTTATGGTGCTGTGGGTGGTATCTCTGAAAGTGATATTCTACTTGCAAAAGCATCCGAAGCGCCAATCATTGCCTTTAATGTGCGTGCGAATAAGCAAGCGCTTGCATTGGCAGAAAAAGAAGGCGTTGAAATTCGCTATTACTCAGTGATCTATCAATTGCTGGATGATGTGAAAGCGACACTTTCCGGTATGTTGGCTCCAGAGCGCCGCGAAACATTCATCGGTTACGCAAAAGTGCTTCAAGTCTTCAACATTTCCAAACTTGGAAAAGTGGCTGGGTGTCTCATCACAGAAGGTGTTGTGAAACGCGGTTGTGGTGTTCGTTTGCTACGTGATGACATTGTTATCCACGATGGCGAACTTTCAACATTGAAACGCTTCAAAGACGAAGTCTCAGAAGTCCAATCCGGTATGGAATGTGGTATGGGCTTTGTTGGGTATCAAGATTTGAAACCAGACGATGTTATCGAATGTTTCGAAGTTGAAATGATCGAGCGTTCACTCGACTAG
- a CDS encoding RNA-binding protein translates to MTQNLPRKQTNDVDPDGKSGADIEIETDTGPPKKKSGGPSDPMRRCIATATNQPQSAMIRFVVSPDGMVIPDVAATLPGRGAWVTATSEALDLAVSKKAFSRAFKKSVQTDPTLTQQTHQLLFRRCLDLLGFAKRAGDLILGFDQVREEIRMDEPSCLIEALDGASDGRKKILSLAKAIFGDDEPSEQPIIVGCFTSEELGMALGRERVIHAIVKEGRSARNWIIEVERLGGFRPLRPSDWMSLAV, encoded by the coding sequence ATGACTCAGAACCTGCCCCGGAAACAGACGAATGATGTAGATCCAGACGGGAAGTCTGGCGCAGACATTGAGATAGAAACAGACACTGGTCCGCCAAAGAAAAAAAGCGGTGGACCAAGTGATCCTATGCGTCGTTGTATTGCAACGGCGACAAACCAACCACAATCTGCTATGATCAGATTTGTGGTGTCTCCTGATGGAATGGTCATACCCGATGTCGCCGCCACCCTTCCGGGACGCGGCGCATGGGTAACTGCGACATCAGAAGCATTAGACTTGGCTGTTTCCAAGAAAGCCTTTTCTAGAGCCTTTAAAAAATCTGTTCAGACAGATCCAACATTGACACAACAGACACACCAATTGTTGTTTCGACGCTGTCTTGATCTTTTGGGGTTCGCAAAACGGGCTGGAGACCTTATCTTAGGGTTTGATCAAGTCAGAGAAGAAATTCGCATGGACGAACCTTCTTGCTTGATTGAAGCGCTAGATGGCGCTAGCGATGGGCGCAAGAAGATTTTGTCTCTTGCCAAAGCCATTTTCGGCGATGACGAGCCTTCAGAGCAACCGATTATTGTCGGATGTTTCACTTCTGAAGAATTGGGCATGGCCTTAGGGCGTGAGCGTGTGATACATGCTATCGTCAAAGAGGGTCGATCCGCCCGTAATTGGATCATTGAGGTAGAGCGATTGGGCGGTTTTCGTCCATTGCGTCCGTCAGACTGGATGTCTTTGGCGGTTTAA
- a CDS encoding response regulator: MIEKFEAPKRDPKNQQLLIYSENIELVRMQRDMLKPYGVRNIVSATSPDEMMEQSAVHSMGTILVNGSSRVDPRKIISALRNEEKVRDPFAQVFFVTGSSSAQLINMIVRSGYDGILCLPFSRARLWKTIERMSETQRQFVRVGDYFGPDRRTAPAATPPKTEERRKEELLKKMGQQSQKAG, encoded by the coding sequence ATGATTGAGAAATTTGAAGCCCCTAAAAGGGACCCTAAAAATCAGCAATTATTGATATATAGCGAAAACATTGAATTGGTTCGCATGCAGCGTGACATGCTTAAACCATATGGCGTTCGCAATATTGTTAGCGCAACAAGCCCTGATGAAATGATGGAGCAATCTGCTGTTCACAGCATGGGTACGATACTCGTCAATGGTAGTAGCCGTGTTGATCCTAGAAAGATTATTTCTGCCCTTCGCAATGAAGAAAAAGTGCGGGATCCGTTTGCTCAGGTGTTTTTTGTAACAGGAAGTAGCTCTGCGCAATTGATCAATATGATTGTTCGTTCGGGTTATGATGGCATTTTGTGTCTACCTTTCTCACGTGCGCGTTTGTGGAAAACCATAGAGCGTATGAGTGAAACACAGCGCCAATTTGTGCGTGTCGGTGACTATTTTGGGCCAGACCGCCGCACAGCTCCCGCAGCTACGCCTCCTAAAACGGAAGAGCGCAGAAAAGAAGAATTACTCAAGAAAATGGGTCAGCAAAGTCAAAAGGCTGGTTAG
- the metK gene encoding methionine adenosyltransferase: MLSVKKNYYFTSESVSEGHPDKVSDRISDSIVDLFLSRDPEARVACETLTTTNLIVLAGEMRIADDLMPSMEEIETTAREAVRDIGYHQKGFHWKTAELINRLHGQSTDIAMGVDEGTGDFKEEGAGDQGIMFGYATNETPELMPAPIIYSHQILKKMAELRKSGSQPEFEPDAKSQVSLRYEDGRPVGVSSVVVSTQHKFGFTPSDIREMVRPVVQSVLPEGWFPPEEEFYVNPTGNFVIGGPDGDAGLTGRKIIVDTYGGAAPHGGGAFSGKDPTKVDRSAAYASRYLAKNIVAAGLADRCTIQLSYAIGVAKPLSIFINTDGTAKIDEAVIEAAIPKLMDLSPRGIRTHLGLNKPIYARTAAYGHFGRDPEADGGFSWEKTDLVDSLKSLA; the protein is encoded by the coding sequence ATGTTGTCAGTGAAAAAGAATTACTACTTTACGAGTGAAAGTGTGTCCGAGGGACATCCTGACAAAGTATCCGATAGAATATCAGATTCTATCGTTGATCTATTCCTTTCGCGCGACCCAGAAGCGCGTGTGGCTTGTGAAACACTAACGACAACCAACCTGATCGTGCTTGCCGGTGAGATGCGTATTGCAGATGACCTCATGCCATCTATGGAAGAGATCGAAACAACAGCACGCGAAGCTGTGCGTGACATTGGATATCACCAAAAAGGCTTCCACTGGAAAACAGCTGAATTGATCAACCGACTACATGGTCAATCAACTGATATCGCCATGGGTGTTGATGAGGGTACTGGTGATTTTAAAGAAGAAGGTGCTGGCGACCAAGGTATTATGTTTGGTTATGCAACAAACGAAACACCTGAATTAATGCCTGCCCCAATCATTTATTCCCACCAAATTTTGAAAAAAATGGCAGAGCTTCGCAAATCTGGATCTCAACCAGAATTTGAACCAGACGCAAAATCACAAGTTAGCCTTCGCTATGAAGATGGACGTCCTGTTGGTGTCTCTTCTGTGGTTGTATCCACACAACACAAATTCGGTTTCACACCATCCGATATTCGTGAAATGGTACGCCCTGTTGTTCAAAGTGTTTTGCCTGAGGGTTGGTTTCCACCTGAAGAAGAATTCTATGTAAACCCAACGGGTAACTTTGTTATCGGTGGTCCAGATGGTGATGCAGGTCTAACAGGCCGTAAAATCATCGTTGATACTTATGGTGGAGCTGCACCTCACGGTGGTGGTGCTTTCTCCGGTAAAGACCCAACAAAAGTTGACCGTTCAGCTGCTTATGCAAGCCGTTACTTGGCTAAAAACATTGTTGCGGCTGGCCTAGCTGACCGCTGTACAATTCAACTTTCTTACGCGATTGGTGTTGCTAAACCACTTTCCATCTTCATCAATACTGATGGCACAGCCAAAATTGATGAAGCGGTAATTGAAGCTGCAATTCCAAAACTTATGGACCTGTCTCCACGCGGCATTCGTACACATCTTGGTTTAAACAAGCCAATCTATGCACGCACAGCTGCCTACGGACATTTCGGCCGTGACCCAGAAGCTGATGGTGGTTTCTCATGGGAAAAGACAGACCTAGTCGACTCTCTTAAAAGTCTGGCATAG
- the rimP gene encoding ribosome maturation factor RimP produces the protein MRALSEIEKRILDIIEPEATSIGLEIVRVRMMGANTPILQIMAEKPDGTMDVEDCAKLSRAIGPVLDVEDPIHSEYNLEVSSPGIDRPLTREGDFANWKTYEVRIELGIPIDGRRRFHGTITDEVNGIVSLDLKDGSKAEISIVDMVKASLVMNDRLIEEAQSRGQAPELDEDQFDEFEDEIDDNNNANPDNNVDNAAQREDD, from the coding sequence TTGCGCGCATTATCTGAAATAGAAAAACGTATTCTCGATATTATCGAACCTGAAGCGACAAGCATCGGTTTGGAAATCGTACGTGTACGCATGATGGGTGCCAATACGCCCATTCTTCAGATCATGGCTGAAAAGCCCGACGGTACAATGGATGTCGAAGATTGTGCCAAACTTTCTCGCGCTATTGGTCCCGTACTTGACGTGGAAGACCCTATTCATTCAGAATACAATTTAGAAGTTTCTTCTCCTGGGATTGATCGCCCTTTGACAAGAGAAGGTGACTTTGCAAATTGGAAAACATACGAAGTTCGTATTGAATTAGGTATCCCTATTGACGGTCGCCGTCGCTTCCACGGCACGATCACCGATGAAGTGAATGGCATTGTTTCCTTGGACCTTAAAGATGGTTCAAAAGCTGAAATTTCTATCGTCGATATGGTGAAAGCCTCCTTGGTGATGAATGATCGCCTGATTGAAGAAGCCCAATCTCGCGGACAAGCACCCGAACTGGATGAAGACCAATTCGACGAATTTGAAGACGAAATAGACGACAACAATAATGCGAACCCCGACAATAATGTCGACAACGCGGCACAAAGAGAGGATGACTGA